The Kosakonia sp. SMBL-WEM22 sequence TGAAGTCGAGAGTGAAGTGGTCGGCTTTAACGGCCAGCGTCTATTCCTGATGCCGTTAGAAGAAGTGGAAGGTATTCTGCCCGGCGCGCGTGTCTATGCCCGCAGCGCCTTCGGCGATGGTTTACAAAGCGGGAAGCAACTCCCGCTCGGCCCTGCCCTGCTCGGCCGCGTGCTCGACGGCGGCGGCAAGCCACTTGATGGCCTGCCTGCGCCCGATACCGGCGAAACCGGTGCGCTGATTACGCAGCCTTTCAACCCCCTGCAACGTACCCCGATCGAGCATGTGCTGGATACCGGCGTACGCGCCATCAATGCGCTGTTAACGGTTGGTCGCGGGCAGCGTATGGGTCTTTTCGCCGGTTCCGGCGTCGGTAAGAGCGTGCTGTTAGGCATGATGGCCCGTTACACCCAGGCGGATGTGATTGTCGTCGGCCTTATCGGGGAGCGTGGCCGTGAAGTAAAAGACTTTATTGAGAACATCCTTGGCGCTGAAGGCCGTGCGCGTTCCGTGGTGATCGCCGCGCCTGCGGATGTCTCTCCTTTATTACGTATGCAGGGTGCGGCGTACGCCACACGTATTGCGGAAGACTTTCGCGATCGCGGTCAGCATGTGCTGCTGATCATGGACTCCCTGACCCGTTATGCGATGGCGCAGCGTGAGATCGCGCTGGCGATTGGTGAGCCACCAGCCACCAAAGGCTACCCGCCTTCAGTATTTGCCAAACTGCCGGCGCTGGTAGAGCGCGCGGGCAACGGTATTCACGGCGGCGGTTCTATCACCGCGTTTTACACCGTGCTTACCGAAGGGGATGACCAGCAGGATCCGATCGCCGACTCGGCGCGCGCCATCCTCGATGGTCACATCGTCTTATCCCGCCGCCTGGCGGAAGCCGGACACTATCCGGCGATTGATATCGAAGCGTCCATCAGCCGTGCGATGACCGCCTTGATCTCTGAGCAACATTACGCGCGCGTGCGCAACTTTAAACAGTTGCTGTCAAGCTTCCAGCGTAACCGCGATCTGGTGAGCGTCGGCGCCTACGCGCGCGGCAGCGATCCGATGCTGGATAAAGCCATAGCGCTGTGGCCACAGCTGGAAGCGTTTCTGCAACAGGGCATTTTTGAACGTGCCGGGTGGGAAGATTCAATGCAGGCTCTAGAGCTTATCTTCCCGGGTGTCTGAGGTAGTGGAGAGCTGACTTTATGACGCAAAACAGCGCATTAACGACGCTAAAGGATCTGGCGGAAAAAGAGGTTGACGACGCCGCACTGAAACTGGGTGAGATGCGACGCGCCTGCCAGCAGGCTGAAGAGCAGTTAAAAATGCTGATCGATTATCAGCATGAGTACCGCAACAGCCTGAACAACACCATGAGCCAGGGGATCGATAACCAGCGCTGGCAGAACTACCAGCAGTTTATCCAGACGCTGGAGAAAGCCATTGAACAACATCGTCTGCAACTGAAGCACTGGAACGAGAAAGTCGATTTCGCGCTCGGCTGCTGGCGCGAAAAGAAACAGCGTTTACAAGCCTGGCAAACTCTGCAGGATCGCCAGAGCGCCGCGGCGTTACTTGCGGAAAACCGTCTTGATCAGAAAAAAATGGATGAGTTTGCACAACGAGCGTCATCGAGGAAAATAGAATGATCACTCTGCCAAAACTGGTAGTTACGCAAACCGACGATGTCGCAACCGGCGCATCAGCGGGTAAAGCAGGCGCTGATGGCGCACAGGATTTTCTCGGTCTGCTGACCGGCGCGCTTGCGGGCGTGCAAAGCCCGGGCAGCGATGCCCCGGTGACGCTGACCGATCTGCAGGCAGCCGCCCTGAGCGGTAAGCTGCCCAAAGGTGCTCTTAATGGTGCAGGTGTCGCGGCGGCTGGCGCTGACGCACGTGCGCAAACCCCGGCACAGAAGCTGGCAGATCTGCTGGCGCGCCAGGATGCGAAAGCGGGCGTGATTGCCAACGCGGAAAGCGACGAAGAGATTGCGAAGATTTTCTCCGGCCTGACGCCGGCTGCGAAAACCGACGTCCTCGCCGCGTTAAGCAAAACGGTGAAAGCCAGCGATGCTAAAGCCGACACCGACACGCCGAATGAAGATTTAGCCGGGCTGAGCGCCCTGATGGCGATGCTGCCGCATCAGCAGGCAGCGCAACTGACTCCGGCGGCAAAACCGGCGGCTACCCCCACCGCTATTGATGCTGGCGCAAGTGCGAAAACCGCGCTTGCCGGCCGCACCCTGAGCGACGCCGTAGAGAGCGATCAGCCGCGCGGCAATGGGAAAACCGATACCGCCGCAAACGCCGTGCCGTTCAAAGCGGCGGACGATGGCCAGCAAAATGCGCCAGTCGCCTCGACTTTCACCGTTAAGCGCGAACATGAAACAGCAGCGCTACAAACTACCAACACCGCCGCCAGCATGGCGCCGGTGTCGAGCGCTGTTAGCGCCGCGCAGGCCAGCGCACCGGTGGCCGCATCGGTTATCAGTGCCCCGCTTGGTAGCCACGAGTGGCAGCAGAACATTAGCCAGCACGTAACGCTTTACACCCGTCAGGGCCAGCAGAGCGCCGAGCTGCATCTGCATCCGGAAGATCTGGGCCAGGTGCAAATCTCGATCAAGCTTGAAGATAACCAGGCGCAGTTGCAGATGGTGTCCGCGCACAGCCACGTGCGTCAGGCGCTGGAAGCGGCGCTGCCGATGCTGCGGACTTCGCTTGCGGAGAGTGGCATCCAGCTTGGCCAGAGCTATATCAGCAGCGAAAGCTTCGCAGGCCAGCAGCAGCAGGCCTCTCAGCAGCAACAGCAGCCTTCCCGCACTGGCAATAATGGCACGTTTGGCAGCGAGGAAGATGACGCTATCGTCGCGCCGGCCAGCCTGCAATCTGCCGCTCGCGGCACTGGCGCAGTCGATATCTTCGCCTAAACGGCAGAGGTAGCATGATTATCCCCGTCTTTTCCACCCTTTGACCGGAGCAGGACACGGGATAATCATCGCATAAGCTGTTAACAGGAAGCCCGTATCAGATGACTGACTCCGCTATCACCAAAAAACGCAAGCGCTCTATCTGGATCCCGCTGCTGGTTTTAATCACACTCGCAGCATGCGCCGCAGCTGGCTATAGTTACTGGCGTATGCAGCAAAAACCTGCGGCTGACGCCAAGGTAGAAGCGCCACCGCCGCCGGCACCGGTCTTTTTCGCACTCGACACCTTTACGGTGAACCTGGGCGATGCCGATCGCGTGCTTTATGTCGGCATCACGCTGCGTCTGAAAGATGACGCCACGCGTGCAAGACTAAGCGAATATCTGCCAGAAGTGCGTAGCCGCTTACTGATGCTCTTCTCGCGTCAGGATGCCGCGCAACTTGCGACTAACGAAGGCAAGCAGAACCTTGCTAACGCGATTAAAGAGACAATCGCAACGCCACTAGTGCCAGGACAACCGAAGCAGGAAGTCACTGACGTTCTTTATACAGCTTTCATTTTGCGGTAAAGACATGGGCGATAGTATTCTTTCTCAGGCAGAAATCGATGCGCTGCTCAACGGCGACAGCGATAACAGCGATGATCCGAAACCGGGTAAAACGGGCGATAGCGATATTCGCCCCTATGACCCGAATACCCAGCGCCGCGTCGTTCGTGAACGTCTGCAGGCGCTGGAGATCATCAACGAACGTTTCGCGCGTCAGTTCCGTATGGGGCTGTTCAACCTGCTGCGTCGTAGCCCGGACATCACCGTCGGCGCGATCCGCATCCAGCCCTATCATGAGTTTGCGCGTAACTTACCCGTACCGACTAACCTTAACTTGATCCACTTAAAACCCCTGCGCGGTACCGGCCTGTTTGTCTTCTCGCCGAGCCTGGTGTTTATCGCAGTGGATAACTTGTTTGGTGGCGACGGGCGTTTTCCGACTAAGGTAGAAGGCCGCGAATTTACGCACACCGAACAGCGTGTGATTAACCGCATGCTGAAACTGGCGCTTGAAGGCTACAGCGACGCGTGGAAAGCGATTCACCCGCTGGATGTCGAGTACGTGCGTTCTGAGATGCAGGTGAAGTTTACCAACATCACTACGTCGCCCAACGATATCGTGGTGAATACGCCGTTCCATGTTGAGATCGGTAACCTGACAGGTGAGTTTAATATCTGTCTGCCGTTCAGCATGATTGAACCGCTGCGCGAAACGCTGGTGAACCCGCCGCTGGAGAACTCACGTAATGAGGACCAGAACTGGCGTGACAACCTGGTGCGTCAGGTTCAGCACTCTGAGCTGAATTTGATTGCCAATTTCGCCGACATTCCCCTGCGCCTGTCGCAGATACTGAAGCTTAAACCCGGCGATGTGCTGCCGATTGATAAACCCGATCGCATTATCGCTCATGTGGACGGCGTACCGGTGCTTACCAGCCAGTACGGCACGGTCAACGGACAGTATGCGTTACGTGTAGAGCACTTGATAAACCCGATTTTGAATTCGCTGAATGAGGAACAGCCCAAATGAGTGATATGAACAATCCGTCCGATGACAACAACGGAGCACTGGACGATCTGTGGGCTGACGCGTTGAACGAACAAAAAAACCCGCCGGCAACCAAGAGCGCGGCCGATGCCGTGTTCCAGCAGCTGGGCGGTGGCGAAGTGGGCGGCAATCTGCAGGATATCGATCTGATTATGGATATCCCGGTAAAGCTGACCGTCGAACTGGGCCGTACCCGGATGACCATCAAAGAGCTGCTGCGCCTGACGCAGGGTTCTGTGGTTGCCCTTGACGGTCTGGCGGGCGAGCCGCTGGATATTCTGATCAACGGTTACCTGATTGCACAGGGTGAAGTGGTGGTGGTCGCCGATAAATATGGCGTGCGCATTACCGATATCATCACCCCGTCCGAGCGTATGCGTCGTTTGAGCCGCTGAGGCACGTATGAAGACACAGGCCACGGTTTCGCAGCCGTCCGCCGTTTCCGGTTCGCCACTTATCCAGGTGAGTGGCGCGCTGTTTGGCATCATCGCCGTGATTCTACTCGCGGCATGGCTGGCCAAACGCTTCGGCTTTGGCGGCAAGACCGCCAGCAGCCGGGGATTAAAAGTCACCGCCAGCACCGCGGTCGGCACGCGTGAACGCGTGGTGATCGTCGATGTTGAAGATGCACGTCTGGTACTGGGCGTGACGCCTACCCACATCAATTTGTTGCACAAACTTCCTCCCGCCCCCGTCGACAATAGCGCTGTGAATGAGAAAAACGTCGATTTTCAGGCCGTGATGAAGAATCTGCTTAAGCGTTCCGGGAGATCGTGATGCGCCGTTTGTTAACTATCGCTGCCGCCGGGTTGTGGCTGGCGGCGCCTGCCGCATTTGCCCAGTTACCGGGTCTGGTCAGCCAGCCGCTGGCGGGTGGCGGTCAATCCTGGTCGCTACCGGTACAGACGCTGGTGTTTATCACCTCGCTCACTTTCTTGCCCGCCATTCTGCTGATGATGACCAGTTTTACCCGTATCATCATCGTCTTTGGCCTGCTGCGTAACGCCCTCGGTACGCCCTCCGCGCCGCCGAACCAGGTGCTGCTCGGGCTGGCGCTGTTTCTGACCTTTTTTATTATGTCGCCGGTAATTGATAAGATTTACACCGACGCCTATCAGCCCTTCAGCGAAAACAAAATTTCCGTAGATGTTGCGCTGGAGCGTGGCGCGCAGCCGCTGCGCGAGTTTATGCTGCGCCAGACCCGTCAGGCTGACCTGGCGCTCTTCGCCCGCCTCGCTAACAGCGCGCCGATTGAAGGACCGGAAGCCGTACCCATGCGCATTCTGCTCCCGGCATATGTCACCAGCGAGCTGAAAACTGCGTTCCAGATTGGCTTTACCATCTTTATTCCGTTTTTGATTATCGACCTCGTCATCGCAAGCGTGTTGATGGCTCTTGGGATGATGATGGTGCCGCCTGCGACCATTGCGCTGCCGTTTAAATTAATGCTGTTTGTACTGGTGGATGGCTGGCAGTTGCTGGTCGGTTCGCTGGCGCAAAGCTTTTACAGTTAGGAGCGGCAATGACACCCGAATCGGTCATGATGATGGGCACCGAGGCGATGAAAGTCGCCCTTGCCCTCGCCGCACCGCTGCTGCTGATTGCCCTGATAACAGGTCTTGTGATCAGTATTTTGCAGGCGGCAACGCAGATCAACGAAATGACGCTGTCGTTTATTCCGAAGATCATCGCCGTGTTTGTCACCATCGTAGTCGCCGGGCCGTGGATGCTGAATCTGCTGCTTGATTACATGCGTACCCTGTTCAACAACATTCCTTACATCATCGGGTAATCCGGCCTATGTTGAACGTCACCAGCGACCAGTGGCTGCACTGGATCAGTATGTACTTCTGGCCGCTGCTGCGCGTGATGGCGCTGATCATGACCGCGCCGATCCTGAGCGAATCGCGTATTCCCCGCCGCATTAAAGTCGGTCTGGGAATTGTCATTACCATTGTTATCGCCCCGACGCTGCCGGACACGCCCGATATCGGTATTTTCTCGCCTGCGGCGCTGTGGGTGGGGATGCAACAAATCCTGATTGGTATTGCGCTCGGCTTCACCATGCAGTTCGCCTTTGCCACCATTCGCCTCGCCGGTGAACTGATTGGCCTGCAAATGGGGCTGTCGTTCGCCACGTTCGTCGACCCGACCAGCCACTTAAACATGCCGGTGCTGGCGCGCATTCTTGATATGCTGGCGCTACTGTTGTTTATGACCTTTAACGGCCATTTGTGGCTGATTTCGATGCTGGTTGACACTTTTCACACCCTGCCGATCGGCGGAGACCCGGTGAACAGCAATGCATACCTCGCGCTGACGCGCGCGGCGGGGATGATTTTCCTCAATGGTTTAATGCTGGCACTGCCGATAATTACCCTGTTGCTGACCATCAACCTCTCCCTGGGTTTGCTCAACCGCATGGCACCGCAGTTGTCGGTGTTTGTCATCGGTTTCCCTGTCACATTGAGCGTCGGTATTCTGCTCATCTCGGCGATGATGCCGCTGATCGCGCCCTTCTGCGAGCGCCTCTTCAGTGAGATTTTCGATCTGCTGGCGGATATCGTCAGTGAATTGCCGCAAAGATAATCCCCTCTGCTTTACAGTGTCATGCTGAGGATAATCCTAAAGTGAAATTTTAAAAACAGCCACCAGGATAACCCTGACGCGGTTTATTTGTTTTTAGCATTCTCACAGAACGCAACATTTACTTTACTTTAAGATGATTCCTGGCAAATTATACGTAACTTTACGGGATAGTGGATTCGCCTGAGGTCTTCCCATGCACTTCAGTAATATATATTCCTGTATGGCTTCTGAAGCTTCTGGCGGGTGGTGAATTATCGTTACGCATTGAGTGAGGGTATGCCATGTCAACGATTATTATGGATTTATGCAGTTATACCCGGTTGGGATTAACAGGGTATCTGACAAGCCGGGGAGTAAAAAAACGAGATATCAACGATGTGCAATCTGTTGATGAACTCGAATTAGCTTGCGCCACATTTCAACCTTCCGTGGTGTTTATTAATGAAGACTGCTTTATTCATGATCCAAGCAGCAGTCAGCATATTAAGCAGGTCATTAATCAGCATCCCCGTACACTGTTTATCGTCTTTATGGCCATCGCCAACATCCATTTTGATGAGTACCTGTTAGTCCGTAAGAACCTGTTAATTAGCTCAAAATCGATAAAACCTGAGTCTCTGGACAATATTTTAGGCGATTATTTGAGCAAAGAGAAAAAAAGCATCGGCACGATCAATCTACCAACACTTTCATTAAGTCGGACTGAATCAAGCATGCTAAAAATGTGGATGTCAGGACAAGATACTATTCAAATATCCGATCAGATGAATATTAAAGCTAAAACAGTATCGTCACACAAAGGAAATATTAAAAGGAAAATCAAAACGCACAATAAACAAGTCATCTATCATGTAGTGCGGCTAACAGATAATGTTACTAACGGTATATTTGTGAATATGCGTTAACGCAAAAATTCTTATATCTACCCTCCGCAATGGAGGGCGATAAATTATTCAGCCAGCTCGACAAATACCCCATCCGGGTGATCTTTTTCATTAAAGAACCAGATACCGAGCGGGTAATCTTCAAGAGAAACCAGGTACATCGTACCTTCGTTGAATGCTTCAACAGCCAGGACAACACCCGGACGGCGTGGCCCTCCGTCCGTTTTGACCGTAACCCGATCGTTAACCTTCATAATCACTCCTCCAGTCACATTTACGCCAGTGTAGATCAAAACGCGCAGGCTGACAGCGTTGTGCTATGTGGCTGCCCTTTTTTTCTAACGTCTATACTTAAGCTCAGCACGCAACCATGAGGTGATAGCATGAAAACGGAAAGAGAGTACGACGAGACAGCCAAGCGTGACGTGCAGGTAGATATTGATGCACTGCTGGCGGCCATCAATGAGATCAGCGAAAGCGAAGTGCAGCGCATTGATGACGATGAGGGTCAGCGCGTTAGCGTCGATGGGCGTGAATATCATACCTGGCGGGAACTGGCAGAGGCCTTTGAGCTGGATGTTCATGACTTCAGCATTACTGAAGCGAACCGCTAAAGAAATACCCCGGTCGGCTAACGACCGGGGAAACTTGCTTACGCAAGAAGCACTTACAAAATTCGCACATCAGGGGAATCTGATGTAGAGCCCACTCTATAGGCTATTATTTGCTCTGACAAGATATATCGATAAAACAGGTATTTAGCCGAAGAGCACTCCCCTTCATTATGAAATAAATACAGTGCCCGATTGACTTCAAGGAGCCAATAATGCCGAAGCTGGACGATCCATTACTGATCTTTACCGACGTGGATGGCACCCTGATGGATAGCCATACCGGTGAATGGCAGGCTGCTGCCGGCTGGCTAAGCCATTTGCGCGAGCATGACATTCCGGTCATTTTATGCAGCAGTAAGACCGCAGCCGAAATGGTCGCCCTGCAAAAAATGTTTAACCTGCAAGGCCTACCATTCATTGCAGAAAACGGCGCGGTAGTTCAGCTGGATGAAGCCTGGCACGAAGATGAGAATTACCCGCGGTTGATGAACGGTGCGCCTCATGATGAGGTTGCCCGCGTGCTGAATACGTTGCGTGAAACGCACGGATGGAAATTTACCTCCTTTTCTGACCTCGATGAGAGTGTTCTGGCAGAAGTCACCGGTCTGCCGCCCGCGCAGGCGGCGCTGGCTAAGTTACAGGAAGCATCTGAAACATTAATCTGGCGCGATAGTGATGCTCAGATGGCAGCATTTGACGATGCATTATCCGGGCTTGGATTACGTTTTGTGCAGGGGGCGCGTTTCTGGCACGTGCTGGATGAGCGCGGCGGCAAAGATCAGGCAGTGAATTGGCTGACGCAGCGATATAAGCACTATTCAGGTGTTAACTTTACTACCATCGGATTGGGAGATGGTCCGAACGATGCGCCGCTACTCGACAGCGTTGATTATGCGGTTGTCGTCCGGGGCCTGAACCGTGAAGGCGTGACGCTGCGCCATGATACTCCTGAGCGGGTTTACCACACCGAGCTTGAGGGGGCAGCCGGCTGGCGCGAGGGCCTCAATCAACTCTTCGGCGCTTCATCTCTGGCGCAAACCTGATTACGCCCATTATGCTTGGCCCGGTAGAGTCGCCGGTCGGCAACGGATTGAAGATGCTCAAAATCATGACTTGCCTCTTTCAGCGCCTCGCTCACTCCCAGCGAGGCGCTGATGCGAATAGTGGTGTGCTTATGAATAAGGATCTCTTTACTGGCGATACGCTGGCGGATGCGTTCTGCTATTGTGACGGCCTCCCCCAACGTGCAATCAGGCAGAAGAATACAGAACTCCTCGCCGCCGACGCGCCCGGCAACCTGCTGCTCATCAAGGCTACTGCTGATTAACCCGGCAGTGTGCGACAGCACCAAATCCCCAGCCTGATGACCGAAACGGTCGTTAATCTCTTTAAAGTTGTCGAGATCGAGCTGGATCACCGCGAAAGGACGCTTCTGCGCGCGCGCCTGCTGTGAGAGGGTTTTTGCCTGTTCAAACAGAACGCCGCGATTGCAGAGCCTGGTTAGCGGATCGTACCAGGCCTGCCATTGCAACGTACTCTGCATGGCATACATATTTTTTACCATCCGGCGAATGACTCCCCACGCCGTTAGTAGCATGACCATAAACAGCAGCCATAAAATCGCCATTGCAATGCTGATACGCCCAAAATCGCCAGCGATCCCTTCGCGCAGCGTATGGACACGCACCAGCGCGCCGTCGAAATGTTTCATCTTTTGCCAGCTAATATAACGCGCAGCGAGACGCAGGCCGCCGTGGCTCTTGTTCTCCATCTCCGCGCTAAGGCGCGCGCGCTCTTCAGTGCTAAAGACGCGCTGAAGAGTGTTGAACGGAGAAGTAGTGGCAATCAGCTTCAGATGGTTGTCATAGAGCAGATACTCGCCCTTCTCATCACTCTCCCGGCCGTGACTGGCGTTCATCAATAGAGCGTGGATGGCCTCAACAGAGAAACTGACACCCAGTACACCCAGCCAGTCCCCCTGATAATCGAGCGGTACGCTGGCTGTGACATCGCCATGATGTTCACTACCCGGGGTGAGGTCGCTGAACCAGCGTACGCCGCGCCCGCGGTTTTCCTGCTTCTGTTGCCCGTTAAACCACGGGCGCATCAGCAACCGGTAATAGGTAGGAACAATCGTCTCTTCGCTGGTCTGGGTCTCGGTGGTGATGAAGAACCCGGCACGGGAGATATACCAGGCGCGACGCGGCAGCATCTGCGCATGGGTTGAGAGACGAAACAGGTAGCCCAACTCCATCGCTGCGGTGAGTTCATTGTGCAGGTTGGGGTTGTCGCGGTTCAGCAGCGCGGTTTGTGCAACAAAATAGTCCGAAACGCCATATACCGGCAGCGTGCGTTGGTTATCGCGACCGATTTGCCACTCGGCCAGCATGCGCTTACTTTCAAATTCACCCTGTCGTTTTCGCAGGATATTGAGCTCGAGCGGCGTTTGTAGCGCCGCCTGCATGGTATGGCGGAAAAATAGCAGCCGTTCGATGCCGACCTGCATCTGCATATCCAGCGCATTGCTTACATTCTCCAGTGCGCTACGCTGGCTCGTTTTATAA is a genomic window containing:
- the fliI gene encoding flagellar protein export ATPase FliI; this translates as MTARLTRWLTTLDNFEHKMTQLPSVRRYGRLTRATGLVLEATGLQLPLGATCIIERQDGLETREVESEVVGFNGQRLFLMPLEEVEGILPGARVYARSAFGDGLQSGKQLPLGPALLGRVLDGGGKPLDGLPAPDTGETGALITQPFNPLQRTPIEHVLDTGVRAINALLTVGRGQRMGLFAGSGVGKSVLLGMMARYTQADVIVVGLIGERGREVKDFIENILGAEGRARSVVIAAPADVSPLLRMQGAAYATRIAEDFRDRGQHVLLIMDSLTRYAMAQREIALAIGEPPATKGYPPSVFAKLPALVERAGNGIHGGGSITAFYTVLTEGDDQQDPIADSARAILDGHIVLSRRLAEAGHYPAIDIEASISRAMTALISEQHYARVRNFKQLLSSFQRNRDLVSVGAYARGSDPMLDKAIALWPQLEAFLQQGIFERAGWEDSMQALELIFPGV
- the fliJ gene encoding flagellar export protein FliJ, producing the protein MTQNSALTTLKDLAEKEVDDAALKLGEMRRACQQAEEQLKMLIDYQHEYRNSLNNTMSQGIDNQRWQNYQQFIQTLEKAIEQHRLQLKHWNEKVDFALGCWREKKQRLQAWQTLQDRQSAAALLAENRLDQKKMDEFAQRASSRKIE
- the fliK gene encoding flagellar hook length control protein FliK, translated to MITLPKLVVTQTDDVATGASAGKAGADGAQDFLGLLTGALAGVQSPGSDAPVTLTDLQAAALSGKLPKGALNGAGVAAAGADARAQTPAQKLADLLARQDAKAGVIANAESDEEIAKIFSGLTPAAKTDVLAALSKTVKASDAKADTDTPNEDLAGLSALMAMLPHQQAAQLTPAAKPAATPTAIDAGASAKTALAGRTLSDAVESDQPRGNGKTDTAANAVPFKAADDGQQNAPVASTFTVKREHETAALQTTNTAASMAPVSSAVSAAQASAPVAASVISAPLGSHEWQQNISQHVTLYTRQGQQSAELHLHPEDLGQVQISIKLEDNQAQLQMVSAHSHVRQALEAALPMLRTSLAESGIQLGQSYISSESFAGQQQQASQQQQQPSRTGNNGTFGSEEDDAIVAPASLQSAARGTGAVDIFA
- the fliL gene encoding flagellar basal body-associated protein FliL; the encoded protein is MTDSAITKKRKRSIWIPLLVLITLAACAAAGYSYWRMQQKPAADAKVEAPPPPAPVFFALDTFTVNLGDADRVLYVGITLRLKDDATRARLSEYLPEVRSRLLMLFSRQDAAQLATNEGKQNLANAIKETIATPLVPGQPKQEVTDVLYTAFILR
- the fliM gene encoding flagellar motor switch protein FliM; this encodes MGDSILSQAEIDALLNGDSDNSDDPKPGKTGDSDIRPYDPNTQRRVVRERLQALEIINERFARQFRMGLFNLLRRSPDITVGAIRIQPYHEFARNLPVPTNLNLIHLKPLRGTGLFVFSPSLVFIAVDNLFGGDGRFPTKVEGREFTHTEQRVINRMLKLALEGYSDAWKAIHPLDVEYVRSEMQVKFTNITTSPNDIVVNTPFHVEIGNLTGEFNICLPFSMIEPLRETLVNPPLENSRNEDQNWRDNLVRQVQHSELNLIANFADIPLRLSQILKLKPGDVLPIDKPDRIIAHVDGVPVLTSQYGTVNGQYALRVEHLINPILNSLNEEQPK
- the fliN gene encoding flagellar motor switch protein FliN, whose product is MSDMNNPSDDNNGALDDLWADALNEQKNPPATKSAADAVFQQLGGGEVGGNLQDIDLIMDIPVKLTVELGRTRMTIKELLRLTQGSVVALDGLAGEPLDILINGYLIAQGEVVVVADKYGVRITDIITPSERMRRLSR
- the fliO gene encoding flagellar biosynthetic protein FliO; translation: MKTQATVSQPSAVSGSPLIQVSGALFGIIAVILLAAWLAKRFGFGGKTASSRGLKVTASTAVGTRERVVIVDVEDARLVLGVTPTHINLLHKLPPAPVDNSAVNEKNVDFQAVMKNLLKRSGRS
- the fliP gene encoding flagellar type III secretion system pore protein FliP (The bacterial flagellar biogenesis protein FliP forms a type III secretion system (T3SS)-type pore required for flagellar assembly.), yielding MRRLLTIAAAGLWLAAPAAFAQLPGLVSQPLAGGGQSWSLPVQTLVFITSLTFLPAILLMMTSFTRIIIVFGLLRNALGTPSAPPNQVLLGLALFLTFFIMSPVIDKIYTDAYQPFSENKISVDVALERGAQPLREFMLRQTRQADLALFARLANSAPIEGPEAVPMRILLPAYVTSELKTAFQIGFTIFIPFLIIDLVIASVLMALGMMMVPPATIALPFKLMLFVLVDGWQLLVGSLAQSFYS
- the fliQ gene encoding flagellar biosynthesis protein FliQ, translating into MTPESVMMMGTEAMKVALALAAPLLLIALITGLVISILQAATQINEMTLSFIPKIIAVFVTIVVAGPWMLNLLLDYMRTLFNNIPYIIG
- the fliR gene encoding flagellar biosynthetic protein FliR, whose product is MLNVTSDQWLHWISMYFWPLLRVMALIMTAPILSESRIPRRIKVGLGIVITIVIAPTLPDTPDIGIFSPAALWVGMQQILIGIALGFTMQFAFATIRLAGELIGLQMGLSFATFVDPTSHLNMPVLARILDMLALLLFMTFNGHLWLISMLVDTFHTLPIGGDPVNSNAYLALTRAAGMIFLNGLMLALPIITLLLTINLSLGLLNRMAPQLSVFVIGFPVTLSVGILLISAMMPLIAPFCERLFSEIFDLLADIVSELPQR
- the rcsA gene encoding transcriptional regulator RcsA, translated to MSTIIMDLCSYTRLGLTGYLTSRGVKKRDINDVQSVDELELACATFQPSVVFINEDCFIHDPSSSQHIKQVINQHPRTLFIVFMAIANIHFDEYLLVRKNLLISSKSIKPESLDNILGDYLSKEKKSIGTINLPTLSLSRTESSMLKMWMSGQDTIQISDQMNIKAKTVSSHKGNIKRKIKTHNKQVIYHVVRLTDNVTNGIFVNMR
- the dsrB gene encoding protein DsrB; protein product: MKVNDRVTVKTDGGPRRPGVVLAVEAFNEGTMYLVSLEDYPLGIWFFNEKDHPDGVFVELAE
- the yodD gene encoding YodD family peroxide/acid resistance protein — protein: MKTEREYDETAKRDVQVDIDALLAAINEISESEVQRIDDDEGQRVSVDGREYHTWRELAEAFELDVHDFSITEANR
- a CDS encoding mannosyl-3-phosphoglycerate phosphatase-related protein produces the protein MPKLDDPLLIFTDVDGTLMDSHTGEWQAAAGWLSHLREHDIPVILCSSKTAAEMVALQKMFNLQGLPFIAENGAVVQLDEAWHEDENYPRLMNGAPHDEVARVLNTLRETHGWKFTSFSDLDESVLAEVTGLPPAQAALAKLQEASETLIWRDSDAQMAAFDDALSGLGLRFVQGARFWHVLDERGGKDQAVNWLTQRYKHYSGVNFTTIGLGDGPNDAPLLDSVDYAVVVRGLNREGVTLRHDTPERVYHTELEGAAGWREGLNQLFGASSLAQT